The sequence CCTATGGCTTTTTATCTTGATCGGTGTGGTAATTAGCTGTTGGGGAATAGCTTTTTTTAGCACATATTCTGGTATTAGTTGGGCTTTTGCGCTGAGTGTATATCCTAATCCTGGCCATATTGCCGGCACACTATGGCAAACACTGCTGCCCGCCCGGATATTGGAATCATCAATGGCGTGGGTGACAACCACTGTTTTGCGCTGGGTAGGGCAACCGGTTGTGGTGTCTGGGCCGTTGGTTTTCTTCCCACATCACACCGTTGAAGTAAGTTGGGGATGCAATGGTTTTGATACGGCCTTGGCCATGCTAGGGGCTAGTTTGTGCTTGGGTTGGTATCTAGGCTTTTCAAACTATAAAATCTTTCAGCTCAGCTTTATCGGCATTGTCCTTGCCTTTCTGGTCAATATTCCTCGTTTGGTGCTGATGGCTTTGGCCGCTGCCTATTGGGGAGCCGATATATTTGATTTTCTGCATGGCCCTTGGGGTGGGCAAATTTTTGTAACTGTTTTACTCGGAGGGTATTACTATCTTGCGCTGAGGCTGTCCCCTGCATCAGAAGGCTCTTGATTGGGTGTTGTGGTCCTTGGCGTGAGCGCCCAAAAGTCAGTGCCCCCAGTATTCTCATACTACGTAAAGGAGACTGGAGGCACCTATTTGGTCTTAGTTGCAACAGCTGTGTTTGCTAGCGGCAGGGGGCACATCGTTGGCCGGGTTTTGATCAAAGAAATTGAG is a genomic window of Nodosilinea sp. E11 containing:
- the crtC gene encoding cyanoexosortase C; the encoded protein is MIKSCFKFYAAYPKTPHTVIVSLGLFVGLCYLPSWIRFLVLQIYQYGSGSFTLAVCLAAIGIIKLWQNRYSLAVVDSLEADRWLGHCLIVVGILSFPFCRFSLWSQAFLWLFILIGVVISCWGIAFFSTYSGISWAFALSVYPNPGHIAGTLWQTLLPARILESSMAWVTTTVLRWVGQPVVVSGPLVFFPHHTVEVSWGCNGFDTALAMLGASLCLGWYLGFSNYKIFQLSFIGIVLAFLVNIPRLVLMALAAAYWGADIFDFLHGPWGGQIFVTVLLGGYYYLALRLSPASEGS